A single Thunnus thynnus chromosome 6, fThuThy2.1, whole genome shotgun sequence DNA region contains:
- the LOC137184780 gene encoding sperm microtubule inner protein 11-like encodes MAFFGLTHLGYQNPIGDKLIVNPKGASRPQGGGLNISAGLPPSLQEQQGPLRCTEICNVYHQPLAYGTDIHQGSHERYKEMVKRGQTPRSPNQLYIMPLTDSQQYGWLMSKSPAPWTQVKRFPRKNSEMTKFVKEMSVTDREFSLF; translated from the exons ATGGCCTTCTTCGGTTTAACACATTTGGGTTATCAAAACCCAATTGGCGACAAGTTGATAGTGAATCCCAAAGGAGCGTCTCGCCCTCAGG GTGGTGGGCTTAACATCAGCGCAGGACTGCCTCCGTCTCTTCAAGAACAACAGGGCCCCCTCAGATGTACGGAAATATGCAACGTTTACCACCAGCCTCTTGCCTACGGCACTGACATACACCAAGGAAGCCATGAGCGATACAAGGAGATGGTCAAACGGGGTCAAACACCCAGAT cTCCGAACCAGCTGTACATAATGCCTCTGACAGACAGCCAGCAATATGGATGGTTGATGTCCAAGAGTCCTGCACCATGGACACAAGTCAAAAGGTTTCCCCGGAAGAACAGTGAGATGACCAA GTTTGTTAAGGAAATGTCAGTGACAGACCGGGAGTTCAGCCTGTTCTGA
- the LOC137184777 gene encoding polypeptide N-acetylgalactosaminyltransferase 6-like isoform X1 yields the protein MRNRNTSARTCSWLATKVFFVLGQFFLLHTMRFCRLTFPVKVTASCFLLLLVIMRYNIKYKAFQRPSHHQASIPVDGLVPKCPPGFYSKQELKPHLQRPLQDPTAQGANGEAFESDWLTSEEEKEQLRGFSKNQFNQFASDRISLHRDLGEDTRHPDCLEQTFWRCPGLPTTSVIIVFHNEAWSTLLRTVYSVLHTAPAALLTEILLVDDASTDDHLKSRLDEYVQQLNIVRVLRQRERKGLITARLLGAQAARGQVLTFLDSHCECFPGWLEPLLARIVEQPTAVVSPEIVSIDEDNLKFSKPNPKPRHRIRGNFDWNLKFGWEVVPEEEKKQRKKETYPIRTPTFAGGLFSVSKSYFEHIGTYDDQMEFWGGENLEMSFRVWQCGGQLEIIPCSVVGHIFRKNTPHTFPKGRSVITSNLVRLAEVWMDDYKWIFYRANRKAAFVFKENLFGNLSARHKLRERLKCRNFSWYLNNIYPEAYVPDIRPVMHGQLENTGWKCCLEARKKTRRWRPVDMLKCNNEGGAQYFEYTSQKELRLSTGKFELCLHATPGRALVSLELCQLKGNVTTAAPEQVWIFTQTHHLKNPSSEKCLTIAGGNVMVTTCKSTSASQSWVFI from the exons ATGAGAAACAGGAACACCAGTGCAAGGACTTGTTCATGGCTTGCAACCAAAGTATT CTTTGTTTTAGGCCAGTTCTTCCTTCTGCATACCATGCggttttgtcgactcaccttTCCAGTAAAGGTCACAGCTTCCTGCTTTCTGCTTTTACTTGTCATCATGCGTtacaacataaaatacaaagcatTCCAACGACCATCACACCATCAAGCCAGCATACCTGTGGACGGCCTGGTTCCCAAGTGTCCACCTGGCTTTTACAGTAAACAGGAACTCAAGCCTCACCTTCAGAGACCTCTTCAAGATCCCACAGCACAGGGCGCAAATGGTGAAGCCTTCGAGTCAGACTGGTTGACttctgaagaagaaaaagagcagtTACGTGGATTTAGTAAAAACCAGTTCAACCAGTTTGCCAGTGATCGAATCTCCCTGCACCGTGATCTAGGCGAAGACACACGGCACCCAGA TTGCTTGGAACAGACGTTTTGGCGTTGTCCTGGCCTCCCCACCACCAGTGTGATCATCGTGTTTCATAATGAGGCCTGGTCCACTCTGCTGCGGACCGTCTACAGCGTCTTACACACAGCTCCCGCTGCCCTGCTCACAGAGATCTTACTGGTGGATGATGCCAGCACAGATG ATCACTTGAAGTCTCGTTTGGATGAGTATGTGCAGCAGCTGAATATAGTGCGTGTGTTAcgtcagagagagaggaaaggctTGATCACAGCCAGGCTGTTGGGGGCGCAGGCTGCACGAGGACAGGTCCTCACCTTCCTGGATTCCCACT GTGAATGCTTCCCTGGATGGCTGGAGCCTCTTCTAGCTCGGATAGTAGAGCAGCCTACTGCTGTGGTGAGTCCAGAAATTGTCAGTATTGACGAAGATAACCTAAAGTTCAGTAAACCAAATCCTAAACCCCGTCATCGCATTCGAGGGAATTTTGACTGGAATCTTAAATTTGGATGGGAGGTTGTCcctgaagaggagaagaaacaaaggaaaaaggagaCATACCCTATTAG AACCCCTACCTTTGCTGGTGGTCTTTTCTCTGTATCCAAATCATACTTTGAGCATATTGGAACTTATGATGACCAGATGGAGTTCTGGGGAGGTGAGAATTTGGAAATGTCTTTCAGG GTCTGGCAATGTGGAGGTCAGCTGGAGATTATTCCTTGTTCTGTTGTAGGGCACATTTTCCGCAAAAATACCCCCCACACTTTCCCTAAAGGCCGTTCTGTGATCACCAGCAACCTGGTCCGCCTGGCTGAGGTCTGGATGGACGACTACAAATGGATCTTCTATCGTGCAAACAGAAAGGCTGCTTTTGTATTTAAAGAG AATTTATTTGGAAATCTTTCTGCACGTCATAAACTCAGGGAGAGATTAAAGTGCAGGAACTTCTCTTGGTACCTGAACAACATTTACCCAGAGGCCTACGTGCCTGACATCAGGCCTGTAATGCACGGACAG TTGGAAAACACTGGTTGGAAGTGCTGCCTGGAGGCGAGAAAGAAAACTAGGCGATGGAGGCCTGTtgacatgttaaaatgtaaCAATGAAGGTGGAGCGCAG TATTTTGAGTACACATCCCAGAAAGAGCTACGGCTTAGCACCGGCAAATTTgagctgtgtttacatgcaacCCCTGGAAGAGCTCTGGTGTCTCTTGAACTGTGTCAACTGAAGGGAAATGTAACCACAGCAGCTCCTGAACAAGTCTGGATCTTTACACAG acacacCATCTAAAGAACCCCTCATCAGAAAAATGTTTGACAATAGCAGGAGGAAACGTGATGGTGACTACCTGCAAATCCACCAGTGCCAGTCAAAGCTGGGTCTTCATCTGA
- the LOC137184777 gene encoding polypeptide N-acetylgalactosaminyltransferase 6-like isoform X2, which produces MRFCRLTFPVKVTASCFLLLLVIMRYNIKYKAFQRPSHHQASIPVDGLVPKCPPGFYSKQELKPHLQRPLQDPTAQGANGEAFESDWLTSEEEKEQLRGFSKNQFNQFASDRISLHRDLGEDTRHPDCLEQTFWRCPGLPTTSVIIVFHNEAWSTLLRTVYSVLHTAPAALLTEILLVDDASTDDHLKSRLDEYVQQLNIVRVLRQRERKGLITARLLGAQAARGQVLTFLDSHCECFPGWLEPLLARIVEQPTAVVSPEIVSIDEDNLKFSKPNPKPRHRIRGNFDWNLKFGWEVVPEEEKKQRKKETYPIRTPTFAGGLFSVSKSYFEHIGTYDDQMEFWGGENLEMSFRVWQCGGQLEIIPCSVVGHIFRKNTPHTFPKGRSVITSNLVRLAEVWMDDYKWIFYRANRKAAFVFKENLFGNLSARHKLRERLKCRNFSWYLNNIYPEAYVPDIRPVMHGQLENTGWKCCLEARKKTRRWRPVDMLKCNNEGGAQYFEYTSQKELRLSTGKFELCLHATPGRALVSLELCQLKGNVTTAAPEQVWIFTQTHHLKNPSSEKCLTIAGGNVMVTTCKSTSASQSWVFI; this is translated from the exons ATGCggttttgtcgactcaccttTCCAGTAAAGGTCACAGCTTCCTGCTTTCTGCTTTTACTTGTCATCATGCGTtacaacataaaatacaaagcatTCCAACGACCATCACACCATCAAGCCAGCATACCTGTGGACGGCCTGGTTCCCAAGTGTCCACCTGGCTTTTACAGTAAACAGGAACTCAAGCCTCACCTTCAGAGACCTCTTCAAGATCCCACAGCACAGGGCGCAAATGGTGAAGCCTTCGAGTCAGACTGGTTGACttctgaagaagaaaaagagcagtTACGTGGATTTAGTAAAAACCAGTTCAACCAGTTTGCCAGTGATCGAATCTCCCTGCACCGTGATCTAGGCGAAGACACACGGCACCCAGA TTGCTTGGAACAGACGTTTTGGCGTTGTCCTGGCCTCCCCACCACCAGTGTGATCATCGTGTTTCATAATGAGGCCTGGTCCACTCTGCTGCGGACCGTCTACAGCGTCTTACACACAGCTCCCGCTGCCCTGCTCACAGAGATCTTACTGGTGGATGATGCCAGCACAGATG ATCACTTGAAGTCTCGTTTGGATGAGTATGTGCAGCAGCTGAATATAGTGCGTGTGTTAcgtcagagagagaggaaaggctTGATCACAGCCAGGCTGTTGGGGGCGCAGGCTGCACGAGGACAGGTCCTCACCTTCCTGGATTCCCACT GTGAATGCTTCCCTGGATGGCTGGAGCCTCTTCTAGCTCGGATAGTAGAGCAGCCTACTGCTGTGGTGAGTCCAGAAATTGTCAGTATTGACGAAGATAACCTAAAGTTCAGTAAACCAAATCCTAAACCCCGTCATCGCATTCGAGGGAATTTTGACTGGAATCTTAAATTTGGATGGGAGGTTGTCcctgaagaggagaagaaacaaaggaaaaaggagaCATACCCTATTAG AACCCCTACCTTTGCTGGTGGTCTTTTCTCTGTATCCAAATCATACTTTGAGCATATTGGAACTTATGATGACCAGATGGAGTTCTGGGGAGGTGAGAATTTGGAAATGTCTTTCAGG GTCTGGCAATGTGGAGGTCAGCTGGAGATTATTCCTTGTTCTGTTGTAGGGCACATTTTCCGCAAAAATACCCCCCACACTTTCCCTAAAGGCCGTTCTGTGATCACCAGCAACCTGGTCCGCCTGGCTGAGGTCTGGATGGACGACTACAAATGGATCTTCTATCGTGCAAACAGAAAGGCTGCTTTTGTATTTAAAGAG AATTTATTTGGAAATCTTTCTGCACGTCATAAACTCAGGGAGAGATTAAAGTGCAGGAACTTCTCTTGGTACCTGAACAACATTTACCCAGAGGCCTACGTGCCTGACATCAGGCCTGTAATGCACGGACAG TTGGAAAACACTGGTTGGAAGTGCTGCCTGGAGGCGAGAAAGAAAACTAGGCGATGGAGGCCTGTtgacatgttaaaatgtaaCAATGAAGGTGGAGCGCAG TATTTTGAGTACACATCCCAGAAAGAGCTACGGCTTAGCACCGGCAAATTTgagctgtgtttacatgcaacCCCTGGAAGAGCTCTGGTGTCTCTTGAACTGTGTCAACTGAAGGGAAATGTAACCACAGCAGCTCCTGAACAAGTCTGGATCTTTACACAG acacacCATCTAAAGAACCCCTCATCAGAAAAATGTTTGACAATAGCAGGAGGAAACGTGATGGTGACTACCTGCAAATCCACCAGTGCCAGTCAAAGCTGGGTCTTCATCTGA